One Acidimicrobiia bacterium genomic window carries:
- a CDS encoding acetolactate synthase encodes MKAAGEVAAETLKTHDVDTVFTLSGGHLFPLYDGCVKQDIALVDTRHEQTAAFAAEGWAKVTRRLGVAALTAGPGVTNGVSAITSAHLNGSPVLVIGGRAPQARWGSGSLQELDHLPIVASITKHAATLRDADVIASGLDAAIRSAHTPHRGPAFVDIPLDGWGGTDAPAIAATDVAGLAGAVPDGDAVTRVAELFGAAECPVLMVGGDVYWAGAEHAVGEFVEGTRVPVFANDLGRGVVPADHELAFSRARKIAFEEADLVVVAGTPLDFRLGFGAFNAPVVHLADAPGAVAPHVELVASVAGDLRATFLALAEEAPSAGTAGSTKARNAWIARLREEEHARREGERVVLESDAHPIHPARIYGELRTRLAPDAIVIGDGGDFVSYAGKYVDTFTPGCFLGPGPYGCLGAGTGYALAAALAYPHRQVVVVYGDGAIGFTLGDLDTLVRHGVNVTAIIGNNGIWGLEKHPMQMIFGYDVVAELRPGTRYDQVAEALGGGGELVDQPAQIGPAIDRALAHDGLSVVNVLTDPADAYPRSSNLG; translated from the coding sequence GTGAAGGCCGCGGGGGAGGTCGCGGCGGAGACGCTGAAGACCCACGACGTCGACACGGTGTTCACCCTGAGCGGTGGGCACCTGTTCCCGCTGTACGACGGCTGCGTGAAGCAGGACATCGCCCTCGTCGACACGCGCCACGAGCAGACCGCGGCGTTCGCGGCGGAAGGCTGGGCGAAGGTCACTCGCCGGCTCGGCGTGGCCGCGCTCACGGCTGGTCCCGGGGTGACGAACGGTGTGAGCGCGATCACGAGCGCGCACCTCAACGGATCACCGGTGCTCGTGATCGGCGGGCGCGCGCCGCAGGCCCGCTGGGGTTCGGGCTCGCTCCAAGAGCTCGACCACCTGCCGATCGTCGCGTCCATCACGAAGCATGCAGCAACGCTCCGGGACGCCGACGTCATCGCTTCTGGCCTCGACGCCGCGATCCGATCCGCACACACGCCCCACCGCGGCCCGGCGTTCGTCGACATCCCACTCGATGGATGGGGAGGTACCGACGCGCCGGCGATCGCCGCAACGGATGTCGCCGGGCTCGCCGGTGCGGTTCCGGATGGTGACGCCGTCACGCGCGTCGCCGAGCTCTTCGGCGCGGCGGAGTGTCCGGTTCTCATGGTCGGAGGCGACGTCTATTGGGCGGGCGCGGAACACGCGGTGGGCGAGTTCGTCGAGGGCACCCGCGTGCCGGTGTTCGCGAACGATCTCGGTCGCGGAGTCGTGCCCGCGGACCATGAGCTCGCTTTCTCGCGTGCCCGCAAGATCGCGTTCGAAGAAGCCGACCTCGTCGTGGTGGCCGGTACGCCGCTGGACTTCCGGCTGGGCTTCGGTGCGTTCAACGCGCCGGTGGTCCACCTCGCCGACGCACCCGGCGCGGTCGCGCCCCACGTGGAGCTGGTGGCTTCGGTGGCCGGCGACCTGCGCGCGACCTTCCTCGCATTGGCCGAGGAGGCGCCGAGCGCGGGCACCGCGGGATCCACCAAAGCGCGAAACGCTTGGATCGCGCGGCTGCGCGAAGAGGAGCACGCCCGCCGGGAAGGTGAGCGCGTGGTGCTGGAGTCCGATGCGCACCCGATCCACCCCGCTCGGATCTACGGCGAGCTCCGTACCCGTCTCGCGCCCGACGCGATCGTGATCGGCGACGGCGGAGACTTCGTCTCGTACGCGGGCAAGTACGTGGACACGTTCACGCCCGGTTGCTTCCTCGGTCCCGGGCCGTACGGCTGCCTCGGTGCCGGCACCGGCTACGCGCTTGCCGCGGCGCTCGCATACCCGCACCGTCAGGTCGTCGTGGTCTACGGCGACGGTGCCATCGGCTTCACGCTCGGTGACCTCGACACGCTCGTTCGCCACGGCGTGAACGTCACCGCGATCATCGGCAACAACGGGATCTGGGGGCTGGAGAAGCACCCCATGCAGATGATCTTCGGCTACGACGTGGTGGCCGAGCTACGGCCGGGGACGCGCTACGACCAGGTAGCCGAGGCGCTCGGTGGTGGCGGCGAGCTCGTCGACCAGCCGGCCCAGATCGGGCCGGCGATCGATCGCGCGCTGGCGCACGACGGTCTTTCGGTCGTGAACGTCCTCACCGATCCCGCCGACGCCTATCCACGTTCCAGCAACCTTGGTTGA
- a CDS encoding hotdog domain-containing protein has protein sequence MAVRAGLSAIAKMVVTESDTATALSTGDVPVLATPRVVTLAEEATVQAVAADLEAGTTTVGYRVQLDHLAPTAVGGQVHAEAILETVEGRRLTFRVSVSDGRGLVAAGRITRVVVERDRFLDKAGT, from the coding sequence ATGGCGGTGCGTGCTGGACTCTCCGCGATCGCGAAGATGGTGGTCACGGAAAGCGACACTGCGACCGCGCTGAGCACCGGGGACGTCCCCGTGCTCGCCACGCCGAGGGTCGTCACGCTCGCGGAGGAAGCAACAGTGCAAGCCGTCGCGGCCGACCTCGAAGCTGGAACGACGACGGTTGGCTACCGCGTGCAGCTCGACCACCTGGCGCCGACGGCGGTCGGCGGCCAGGTGCACGCCGAGGCGATCCTCGAGACCGTCGAGGGTCGACGCCTGACCTTTCGGGTCTCGGTCAGCGATGGTCGCGGCCTGGTCGCCGCCGGGCGCATCACCCGCGTGGTCGTCGAGCGCGACCGCTTCCTCGACAAGGCCGGGACCTGA
- the glp gene encoding gephyrin-like molybdotransferase Glp: MKALVPFEDVRAEILAAVSVLEPVEVPLTDAHGLVLAEAVATDEDVPPFANTAMDGYAVRAEDTAGAGPNAPVRLRVVGDLPAGRAPDRAVGAGEAIRIMTGAPMPDGADAVVMVERTTADGDEVAIEAEAGVGDHVRRAGGDLVRGQEVFPAGTRLLGAHLGVLASIGASSVRAHPRPRVGVLSTGDELTEAGAALAPGQIRDSNRPMLVALAREAGFAPVDLGVARDDEDRITALLEEALDRCDAVLTSGGVSVGDYDYVKAALDRLGHLEWRQVAIKPAKPLAFGVVRGVPVFGLPGNPVSSLVSFELFARPALLQRAGDPLRFRPEVTARAEHAFTRKPDGKLHLDRVRVRWQSSDREQAGYVAGRTGDQASNVLSATAAANALAMIPDGVGIAAGEQVRVMLLDAPPDH, from the coding sequence GTGAAGGCGCTCGTCCCCTTCGAGGACGTGCGCGCCGAGATCCTCGCCGCGGTCTCGGTGCTCGAGCCCGTAGAGGTGCCGCTCACGGATGCACATGGCCTGGTCCTTGCCGAGGCCGTCGCCACCGACGAGGACGTGCCCCCGTTCGCGAACACCGCGATGGACGGCTACGCCGTGCGCGCGGAGGACACCGCCGGTGCCGGGCCGAACGCACCGGTTCGGTTGCGCGTGGTGGGGGATCTGCCCGCTGGCCGAGCTCCGGACCGGGCGGTCGGGGCTGGTGAAGCGATCCGGATCATGACCGGGGCACCCATGCCGGACGGCGCCGATGCGGTGGTGATGGTGGAGCGGACCACGGCCGACGGCGACGAGGTGGCCATCGAGGCGGAGGCCGGCGTGGGCGACCACGTCCGACGGGCCGGCGGCGATCTCGTTCGGGGCCAGGAGGTGTTCCCAGCCGGCACCCGGCTCCTGGGCGCGCACCTCGGAGTGCTCGCGAGCATCGGCGCATCCTCGGTGCGTGCCCACCCGCGGCCACGGGTCGGTGTGCTGTCGACGGGTGACGAGCTGACTGAAGCGGGCGCGGCGCTCGCACCGGGCCAGATCCGTGACTCGAACCGACCGATGCTGGTGGCGCTCGCGCGTGAGGCGGGCTTTGCGCCCGTGGATCTCGGGGTGGCGCGCGATGACGAAGACCGCATCACCGCGCTGCTCGAGGAGGCGTTGGATCGCTGCGACGCCGTGCTCACGAGCGGCGGCGTGTCGGTGGGCGACTACGACTACGTGAAGGCGGCGCTCGACCGACTCGGTCATCTCGAATGGCGCCAGGTGGCGATCAAGCCCGCGAAGCCCCTCGCGTTCGGTGTGGTGCGCGGCGTCCCCGTGTTCGGGTTACCCGGGAACCCGGTGTCGTCACTCGTGAGCTTCGAGCTGTTCGCTCGGCCCGCGCTCCTCCAGCGCGCCGGCGACCCGCTTCGCTTCCGACCGGAGGTCACCGCGCGCGCGGAGCACGCGTTCACGCGCAAGCCCGACGGCAAGCTCCACCTCGACCGAGTGCGCGTGCGGTGGCAGAGCTCCGACCGTGAACAGGCGGGCTACGTCGCCGGTCGCACCGGCGACCAGGCCAGCAACGTGCTCTCCGCGACCGCAGCAGCCAATGCCTTGGCGATGATCCCCGACGGCGTCGGCATCGCTGCAGGTGAGCAGGTGAGAGTGATGCTCCTCGACGCGCCGCCAGATCATTAG
- a CDS encoding FmdB family zinc ribbon protein, protein MPTYRYRCGTCGGELEVWQSFTETPLTTHDGCGGALVKVMSPAGIVLKGSGFYKNDSRSNGGRRGEKRDSGKDAGKKDKESTSAGSSSSSDGGSGSNGTSDTSTSGSTADSATSSPGAGSSGGSGSGSGSST, encoded by the coding sequence ATGCCGACCTACCGATACCGCTGCGGCACCTGTGGCGGGGAGCTCGAGGTGTGGCAGTCGTTCACCGAGACCCCGCTCACCACGCACGACGGCTGCGGCGGCGCCCTCGTCAAGGTGATGAGCCCGGCCGGGATCGTGCTGAAGGGCTCGGGCTTCTACAAGAACGACAGCCGCTCCAACGGCGGGCGTCGGGGCGAGAAGCGGGACTCGGGCAAGGACGCAGGCAAGAAGGACAAGGAATCCACCTCGGCGGGCAGCTCGTCGAGCTCCGACGGCGGGTCTGGTTCGAACGGCACGTCCGACACGTCCACGTCGGGTTCGACCGCCGACTCGGCCACCAGCTCCCCTGGCGCCGGGTCGTCCGGCGGATCAGGATCAGGATCAGGATCGAGCACGTAG
- the galU gene encoding UTP--glucose-1-phosphate uridylyltransferase GalU, whose protein sequence is MSAKPIVTKAVIPAAGLGTRFLPATKSQPKEMLPIVDKPSIQYVVEEAVDAGLTDVLVITGRGKHAIEDHFDRNFELEFYLEQHKKLDLLEEIRAVHALADLHYIRQRDPLGLGHAVSVAREHIDDQGFGVLLGDDIMVDDAQLLRRMLETYEEFGGAVLALMEVPPEQISAYGCATVDPVREGLMRVRGVVEKPAPDAAPSNLAIIGRYVLPPEIFDAIDRTEPGVSGEIQLTDAIGVLMRDEPVHGVVFSEGRYDVGDKLDFLRANIELALDRPDLGPGLAEILSDIARRRPLA, encoded by the coding sequence ATGAGTGCGAAGCCGATTGTCACCAAGGCGGTGATCCCCGCGGCGGGGCTCGGGACTCGCTTTCTCCCCGCCACGAAGAGCCAGCCGAAGGAGATGCTGCCGATCGTCGACAAGCCATCGATCCAGTACGTGGTCGAGGAGGCGGTCGACGCCGGGCTCACGGATGTGCTCGTGATCACCGGGCGAGGCAAGCACGCGATCGAGGACCACTTCGACCGCAACTTCGAGCTCGAGTTCTATCTTGAGCAGCACAAGAAGCTCGATCTGCTGGAGGAGATCCGCGCGGTGCACGCCCTCGCCGACCTCCACTACATCCGCCAGCGCGACCCGCTCGGGCTCGGGCACGCGGTGTCGGTGGCCCGCGAGCACATCGACGACCAGGGGTTCGGCGTGCTGCTCGGCGACGACATCATGGTCGACGATGCGCAGCTCCTCCGCCGCATGCTCGAGACGTACGAGGAGTTCGGTGGTGCGGTCCTCGCGCTCATGGAGGTGCCTCCCGAACAGATCTCGGCCTACGGCTGCGCGACCGTCGATCCGGTGCGCGAGGGGCTCATGCGGGTGCGCGGCGTGGTGGAGAAGCCCGCGCCAGACGCGGCGCCCTCCAACCTCGCGATCATCGGTCGCTACGTGCTCCCCCCCGAGATCTTCGACGCGATCGACCGCACCGAGCCCGGCGTGAGCGGCGAGATCCAGCTGACCGACGCGATCGGCGTGTTGATGCGTGACGAGCCCGTGCACGGCGTCGTGTTCTCCGAAGGCCGGTACGACGTCGGCGACAAGCTGGACTTTCTGCGCGCCAACATCGAGCTCGCACTCGATCGGCCAGATCTCGGACCGGGGCTTGCGGAGATCCTCTCCGACATCGCGCGGCGCCGCCCACTGGCGTGA
- a CDS encoding glycerol-3-phosphate acyltransferase gives MPEVLLLIPFAYLLGTLPSARLVTRRRGIDVHNEGSGNPGASNVFRLMGWKWGLLVLALDIGKGALAAGVGAVVDTAFDGHRGAYVLGLAAVLGHVFPITRHLKGGRGVATGAGALAVPFPLVMLVTGVVWVLIARGLHKASVASVACAVMFTVIVVARGASWLDMSVVSVIAGIIIVRHLKSLWRVVRGRELGLSTHDGHPAQPDSTSGAVDDGR, from the coding sequence ATGCCCGAGGTGCTCCTCCTCATCCCCTTCGCGTATCTGCTCGGGACACTCCCGAGCGCGCGGCTCGTGACGCGCCGCCGCGGCATCGACGTGCACAACGAGGGTTCGGGCAACCCCGGCGCCTCGAACGTGTTCCGCCTCATGGGATGGAAATGGGGCTTGCTCGTCCTGGCCCTCGACATCGGCAAGGGCGCGCTCGCCGCGGGAGTGGGTGCCGTCGTCGACACCGCATTCGACGGCCACCGGGGTGCCTACGTGCTCGGGCTCGCCGCGGTGCTCGGCCACGTGTTCCCGATCACGCGCCACCTCAAGGGTGGGCGCGGCGTGGCCACGGGCGCGGGGGCACTCGCGGTGCCGTTCCCACTCGTGATGCTCGTCACCGGCGTCGTCTGGGTGCTGATCGCGCGTGGCCTCCACAAGGCGTCGGTCGCGTCGGTTGCGTGTGCCGTGATGTTCACGGTGATCGTCGTGGCGCGCGGTGCGAGCTGGCTCGACATGTCGGTCGTGAGTGTGATCGCCGGTATCATCATCGTTCGCCACCTGAAAAGCCTGTGGCGAGTCGTGCGCGGCCGAGAGCTGGGATTGAGCACCCACGACGGCCATCCGGCGCAACCCGACTCCACCTCCGGTGCGGTCGACGACGGTCGGTAG
- a CDS encoding HAD family phosphatase, with protein sequence MTERLVEAVIFDFGGVISVPVFHDLDPIDDDFGVPRGSLHRLLFGDADDPNLDFHRLETGELTLAEYFEGLERRAPEIIGRPLDADAFLKFSATRGLQVQWPMVHRVRALRANGMKLALLTNNAKEFAGSWQASFPVHELFPVVVDSSEVGLRKPDRRIYELTCERVGVEAAAALFLDDNVENVESARALGIECVLVTPDPLQTIRALDEILDRRGTKT encoded by the coding sequence GTGACCGAGCGCCTGGTCGAGGCGGTGATCTTCGACTTCGGCGGTGTCATCTCGGTGCCCGTCTTCCACGATCTCGACCCGATCGACGACGACTTCGGTGTACCTCGCGGCTCGCTGCACCGCCTCCTCTTCGGTGACGCCGACGATCCGAACCTCGACTTCCACCGATTGGAGACCGGTGAGCTCACCCTCGCCGAGTACTTCGAGGGGCTGGAACGCCGTGCGCCCGAGATCATCGGTCGACCACTCGATGCCGACGCGTTCCTGAAGTTCTCCGCGACCCGCGGGCTCCAGGTGCAGTGGCCGATGGTGCACCGCGTCCGCGCGCTGCGCGCCAATGGCATGAAGCTCGCATTGCTCACGAACAACGCCAAGGAGTTCGCTGGGTCGTGGCAGGCGAGCTTCCCGGTGCACGAGCTCTTCCCGGTCGTCGTGGACTCCAGCGAGGTCGGGCTGCGCAAGCCCGACCGGCGCATCTACGAGCTCACGTGTGAGCGCGTCGGGGTCGAAGCGGCCGCAGCGCTCTTCCTCGACGACAACGTGGAGAACGTTGAGTCCGCACGCGCCTTGGGCATCGAATGCGTGCTGGTCACACCGGATCCTCTTCAGACAATCCGTGCGCTGGACGAGATCCTCGACCGCCGCGGCACCAAGACTTGA
- a CDS encoding TldD/PmbA family protein, which translates to MLATDVLQRTLHAALRHGGDFAEVFVEHRSSSNARLDDGRIEELVSGHARGAGVRVVRDDTTGYAHTADLSESGLLAAAEAAAAAAHGADGEVRVIDLERQHTARPHEVRDAPESIEKSRKVDVLRRADDAARARGAAISQVNAAYADGRRRILLANSDGLLAEDDQVRTRFLVQCVAVGDTGMQTGMEAPGRSVGFELFEEIEPEEVARIAADRALAMLSARPAPSGKLPVVLRRGAGGVLFHEACGHGLEADLVGRDASVFKGQIGEQVASPLITLVDDGSYAREWGTYAIDDEGAPAQRNVLIEDGVLTDFMWDHLRARKEGRASSGNGRRETYQHLPMVRMTNTLLLPGDEDPDRIISGTPHGLYCAALGGGQVNTATGDFVFGVTEAYLIEDGEITEPVRAAQLIGNGLETLRLVDAVGNDFDTWAGTCGKDGQGVPVSSGQPTLRVAELTVGGTAGS; encoded by the coding sequence ATGCTCGCGACGGACGTCCTTCAACGAACGCTGCACGCCGCGCTGCGTCACGGCGGCGACTTCGCCGAAGTCTTCGTTGAGCACCGATCGTCGTCGAATGCTCGACTCGACGACGGCCGGATCGAGGAGCTGGTGTCCGGGCACGCGCGCGGTGCCGGGGTACGTGTCGTTCGCGACGACACCACCGGATACGCACACACCGCCGACCTGTCCGAGTCGGGATTGCTGGCAGCAGCAGAGGCGGCAGCCGCGGCTGCCCACGGCGCTGACGGCGAGGTGCGCGTCATCGACCTGGAGCGTCAGCACACGGCGCGTCCGCACGAGGTCCGCGACGCGCCGGAGTCCATCGAGAAGTCCCGCAAAGTGGACGTGCTCCGGAGGGCCGATGACGCGGCGCGCGCCCGGGGCGCGGCGATCAGCCAGGTGAACGCGGCGTACGCCGACGGCCGCCGCCGCATCCTCCTCGCCAACTCCGATGGGCTCCTTGCCGAGGACGACCAGGTGCGAACCCGCTTCCTCGTGCAGTGCGTTGCCGTCGGTGACACGGGGATGCAGACCGGGATGGAGGCACCCGGGCGGAGCGTCGGCTTCGAGCTCTTCGAGGAGATCGAGCCGGAGGAGGTCGCGCGCATCGCCGCCGACCGCGCGCTCGCCATGCTGTCGGCGCGCCCCGCGCCGTCGGGCAAGCTCCCGGTCGTCCTGCGCCGCGGCGCCGGAGGTGTGCTGTTCCACGAGGCGTGTGGGCACGGGCTCGAAGCTGATCTGGTCGGCCGCGACGCGTCGGTCTTCAAGGGACAGATCGGCGAGCAAGTGGCGTCACCACTGATCACACTGGTCGACGACGGCTCGTACGCGCGCGAGTGGGGCACGTACGCGATCGACGACGAGGGTGCGCCGGCGCAGCGCAACGTGCTGATCGAGGACGGAGTGCTCACGGACTTCATGTGGGATCACCTGCGCGCCCGCAAGGAGGGGCGCGCGAGCTCGGGCAACGGCCGCCGCGAGACCTACCAGCACCTGCCGATGGTGCGCATGACCAACACGCTGCTGCTCCCGGGCGACGAGGACCCCGATCGCATCATCTCCGGCACACCCCACGGCTTGTACTGCGCGGCGCTCGGGGGCGGTCAAGTGAACACCGCGACCGGCGACTTCGTGTTCGGCGTGACCGAGGCGTACCTCATCGAAGACGGCGAGATCACGGAGCCGGTGCGGGCCGCGCAGCTCATCGGCAACGGGCTGGAGACGTTGCGGCTGGTGGATGCCGTGGGCAACGACTTCGACACGTGGGCGGGAACGTGCGGCAAGGACGGCCAGGGCGTGCCGGTCTCGTCCGGTCAGCCGACCCTGCGCGTCGCCGAGCTCACCGTCGGCGGCACCGCAGGAAGCTAG
- the cpaB gene encoding Flp pilus assembly protein CpaB: MLRRPPRAIALRVGAVVVVVATAALVASDLAALHRRANDFGSPRDAVIARHDLPIGATVDARDVTTRRVYTSQLPPGVLRDVDHAIGRVVTVPVLRAGFVVPRSLASRRRTGLDGAIPAGLRALRIVVSDAVEPRVGAAVDVIASFEDDPFDAGSESLVGSATVIAHGVLVLGTDAATSSDGGPARAVTLLVSPREARDLVHAATHGFVTISLVPPEDAR, translated from the coding sequence ATGCTCCGTCGTCCCCCGCGCGCCATCGCGCTCCGCGTCGGCGCGGTCGTCGTGGTCGTCGCGACCGCTGCGCTCGTCGCGTCCGATCTTGCCGCGCTCCACCGCCGCGCGAACGACTTTGGCTCGCCGCGCGACGCCGTCATCGCACGTCACGACCTCCCGATCGGTGCCACGGTCGACGCGCGGGATGTGACGACGCGCCGTGTGTACACGTCTCAGCTCCCGCCTGGGGTGTTGCGCGACGTCGATCACGCGATCGGCCGAGTCGTGACCGTGCCTGTCCTGAGAGCGGGGTTCGTGGTTCCGCGCAGCCTCGCCTCCCGAAGGCGTACCGGTCTCGACGGCGCGATCCCGGCCGGGCTGCGCGCGCTGCGCATCGTGGTCAGTGATGCCGTCGAACCTCGGGTCGGTGCCGCCGTGGATGTGATCGCCAGCTTCGAGGACGACCCCTTCGACGCCGGATCAGAGTCGTTGGTCGGGTCGGCGACAGTCATCGCCCACGGCGTGCTCGTGCTCGGTACCGACGCCGCGACGTCGAGTGACGGAGGTCCGGCACGCGCCGTCACGTTGCTGGTCTCACCCCGCGAGGCCCGTGATCTGGTCCATGCGGCGACGCACGGATTCGTCACGATCTCACTCGTCCCACCCGAAGACGCGCGCTGA
- a CDS encoding TldD/PmbA family protein: MADLLGLALDLAERAQPGEEVEAYVSRVRETDVKVFDRKVESLMVAERSGVGVRVIIEGRQGFAWAGSLDLDVVETALADARDNAEFATPDDCQGVVTPEEARGDAPALDLWSEDLGQVATEAKVALALEVEAATLAADPRLRGVEQAIYGDALAESAVANSRGVSAAVQRTTCSCAVIALAGVNEATQTGYGFSAGRSFTDLDPEVAARDAALRSTRLLGATQPASRRLPVVLDPLVTRSVLAVLGGALSGEAILKGRSVLVGREGEQVGAAGLTLCDDPTDAEAFGASAHDAEGVASRRNELIVDGVLRGFLHNAYTGRRSGTGTNGAAIRGFASTPGCGARALALTPGTRSAEQVMAAAGDALYVQSVSGLHSGTNPVSGDFSVGAEGLMLRGGAFAEPVREVTIASTLPRILLDVVEIGSDVTWLPGGAAGVTLLIGEMSMSGASPPVLASHNPE; this comes from the coding sequence GTGGCCGACCTGCTGGGGCTCGCCCTCGACCTGGCCGAGCGCGCCCAGCCGGGGGAGGAGGTCGAGGCGTACGTCTCGCGCGTTCGCGAGACCGACGTGAAGGTCTTCGACCGCAAGGTCGAGTCACTCATGGTCGCCGAGCGCTCCGGTGTGGGCGTGCGCGTGATCATCGAGGGTCGACAAGGGTTCGCCTGGGCGGGCTCGCTCGATCTGGACGTGGTCGAGACCGCGCTCGCGGATGCGCGGGACAACGCGGAGTTCGCGACCCCGGACGACTGTCAGGGCGTGGTCACGCCCGAGGAAGCCCGCGGCGACGCACCCGCCCTCGACCTGTGGTCCGAGGACCTGGGTCAGGTCGCCACCGAAGCCAAGGTTGCGCTCGCGCTCGAGGTGGAGGCCGCGACGCTCGCCGCCGACCCGCGGCTGCGCGGCGTCGAACAGGCGATCTACGGCGACGCCCTGGCAGAATCCGCGGTCGCGAACTCGCGCGGTGTCAGCGCGGCGGTGCAGCGCACCACCTGTTCCTGTGCGGTGATCGCACTCGCGGGCGTGAACGAGGCGACTCAGACCGGGTACGGCTTCTCGGCCGGACGTTCGTTCACCGATCTCGACCCTGAGGTTGCCGCGCGCGACGCCGCGCTTCGTTCGACCCGTCTTCTCGGCGCGACGCAGCCCGCCTCTCGACGACTGCCCGTCGTCCTGGATCCGCTGGTGACGCGGTCTGTGCTGGCGGTGCTCGGCGGTGCACTGAGCGGTGAGGCGATCCTCAAGGGCCGCTCCGTGTTGGTCGGGCGTGAAGGCGAGCAGGTGGGCGCGGCCGGCCTGACGCTCTGCGACGACCCAACCGACGCCGAAGCGTTCGGGGCTTCCGCGCACGATGCCGAAGGCGTCGCGTCGCGGCGTAACGAGCTCATCGTCGACGGGGTGCTGCGCGGCTTCCTGCACAACGCGTACACGGGTCGTCGGTCGGGCACCGGCACGAACGGGGCGGCCATCCGCGGCTTCGCGTCGACACCGGGATGCGGTGCCCGCGCACTCGCGCTCACGCCCGGCACACGTTCCGCGGAGCAGGTGATGGCCGCGGCTGGAGACGCTCTCTATGTGCAGTCCGTGAGCGGTCTGCACTCCGGGACGAATCCGGTGAGCGGCGACTTCTCCGTAGGCGCAGAAGGGCTGATGCTGCGCGGCGGAGCGTTCGCCGAGCCGGTGCGCGAGGTCACGATCGCGTCCACGCTCCCGCGCATCCTGCTCGACGTCGTCGAGATCGGCTCGGACGTCACGTGGCTCCCCGGAGGTGCCGCCGGCGTCACCCTCCTCATCGGCGAGATGTCGATGAGCGGGGCCTCACCCCCGGTTTTGGCGTCGCACAACCCCGAATAG
- a CDS encoding undecaprenyl-diphosphate phosphatase, whose protein sequence is MPVLHAIVLGIVQGLSEFLPISSSGHLILVPELFNWNELANHPQLNKTFDVALHIGTLVAALWYFRRDLGRYAVAGIQSIRTRSVRSTDERLAWLLLLSAVPGAIVGALLSSTIDEELGDPVLIGAMLVVFGVVLWFADRLSGTRAPDEFRTRDAIVMGIAQAAALQPGVSRSGVTMSVGRWLHFDREAAARLSFLMSIPIIAGAALYKALEVATGRGIPDGFVEPMVWGTIASGIAGFVAIAGLLRLLTHRSFLPFVVYRILFGVGVIVVFATGVR, encoded by the coding sequence GTGCCGGTCCTGCATGCGATCGTCCTCGGCATCGTCCAGGGGCTCTCCGAGTTCCTGCCGATCTCGTCCAGCGGGCACCTCATCCTCGTGCCCGAGCTGTTCAACTGGAACGAGCTCGCCAACCATCCTCAGCTGAACAAGACGTTCGACGTTGCGTTGCACATCGGAACCCTGGTGGCCGCGCTCTGGTACTTCCGGCGCGACCTCGGGCGCTACGCGGTCGCAGGGATCCAGAGCATCCGTACCAGGAGCGTTCGTTCCACCGACGAACGCCTCGCGTGGCTCCTCCTGCTGTCCGCGGTGCCGGGCGCCATCGTCGGCGCGCTGCTCAGCAGCACGATCGACGAGGAACTCGGTGATCCGGTGCTCATCGGAGCCATGCTCGTGGTGTTCGGGGTGGTGCTCTGGTTCGCAGACCGGCTCTCGGGCACGCGCGCACCCGATGAGTTCCGCACTCGCGACGCGATCGTCATGGGGATCGCACAGGCTGCGGCGCTCCAACCCGGCGTCTCGCGCTCAGGGGTCACGATGTCGGTCGGCCGTTGGCTCCACTTCGACCGCGAAGCCGCCGCACGTCTGTCGTTCTTGATGAGCATCCCGATCATCGCGGGCGCTGCGCTCTACAAGGCCCTGGAAGTGGCGACGGGGCGGGGTATCCCCGACGGGTTCGTCGAGCCGATGGTGTGGGGCACGATCGCATCGGGCATCGCCGGCTTTGTGGCGATCGCTGGCCTGCTCCGCCTGCTCACCCACCGCTCGTTCCTGCCGTTCGTCGTCTACCGGATCCTCTTCGGCGTGGGCGTGATCGTCGTGTTCGCGACCGGCGTCCGGTGA